TATCAAAACCCTATAAGAAGTTTGGTTAGAAGCTAAAAGACAAAAGAATGTGTGTACATAATCAGAATCCAAATGTAATATAGAGTAAGAGATTTAACATTACCAGTGTAAACGTACATCCACTGGGGTCATTTGCTATAACCTCCACTTTTGATAGATGTTTTAACTTGTACAACTTTGCAGGCTgcaaatgaaagaaatttttttcaaaagttataataaaatagatcattagcaaaaaaataaaattttacagaAAATCATGAATAGGTAGGAAATGATGCAACTCATTTTCAATAGTTCTATTAACCAACTCATTACTGGCGATTATATTTCctatctttttctattttatttgagTCGATCAGAATTGAAATTGCTTGCAAGATTTTGTTAGATCACACAAGCCTACAAATTGCCACAGCCAGCCTCATGTGCCTAAACATATAATCATGCCAGCCAACAAGTCAGTGTGGCAATGATCACACCTATACTGGGCTTTGGTGGAGTTTTGAGTTCCTATTACTGAATCTCCATTCACTATTAAccttataaattttgaaaacattttgaaaattttccgaatatgaaaaaatataagaaattcaATGTTTACCTCAAGAACTCCTCCAGTTGAATACTTCATGACTCGAAGAAAAGCTTTTATCCGCTGACCTTTTGATTTTGCTGCACAAACCACACACAATCACTAACAATGCCACACAAATTAAATACCAGAACCTAATCCTAGGAATCAATTTAATAAGCTGTTAATCATATATGACAATGTACACCCATGTGGGGGTATATGTATATTACCTAAATCTATAACTTTTCATTTATCTAGATAAATTTCAGACCGTAACCAAATCTCACGGTACCTTTCAATCAAGATGGAAAGCTCAAATTACACCTATTATGCatcaattttaaacttttatgttAAGTACATATATACCCAAATCCTTAAATTTCAAAAGTGCATTGGCAGTATTTAAAGTAATACTAACCAGTGCCAATATGATCCTCATCAATACCAGTGTTGcgaaaaaaaattcaccaaaactaacaattttaactttttacagAATCATCCAATCAATAAGAACCACGGAAATCTAAAAGAATTACAATTAGGAGTAtaatagtttattaattaaactcATTCTCGCTTTCGACATTCAAAAACTAATTGAATTTCGATGAATGAGATAATCACATAGGTCAGAGGCTTTGGTAGTATTTAAAGTAATATTAAAGTGCTTCTGTTTAGTACAAACCGGGGACGATTTCGGTCCAATTCTTATGGTTCCCATTTTGATTAAAATGCTGCAACAAAGTTTACAACTTCACTTGTACAATACATATATCTAACACTGGCATCGATGTGGAAACCAATCCAAGAGAGTGAGGATCCAAAACTAGAATCATCCAAACAATAAGAACCATTGAAATCTAAAAGAATCACAGCAATTGATAATTTTAACTTCATTATTTTAAGCTGAAGATGAAACTCAATTTCGCTTTTCGACATTCAAAAAACTAAATGAATTTTCGATGAatcagatagagagagagagagagagagagagatacgaACTTGAGAGAGCGAGAACCCTAGGTTTGGCCATTTGGCGGCCGAGTTTGCCGGATTTGCCCCAGATCCCTCGGCTCTTGGCGACGCGGATCGACATCACGATCTTCTGCTTGGTGCCTTCGATTGCGGCCTCGCAAGCTCGCCGCAGCTCATCGTCGTCCGCGCTCGATTTCGCCATTTCCTGATTTCGATTTCAACTTTTTCTGGTATATGATTCAGatttcacagagagagagagagagataaacaCACAACACAGATGATGAAGGTGGAAAATGTCGGaatgaatgaaaattgaaaagtacaAATTAAATTTCGTTAACGTAATCAATGGGTCGGTGTTTTGGGCCTACGGGTTCGATCTATACGTATCAAACCCGGGTGAATTTTGTTGCAgagaaacaatattttttttataacggttaaaaaaatatatcttaaaagGAGAAACTTTCTCCTATCAAAAATACACTTTCCCCTTTTGggttgtttttcatttttattcttttttacgctttaaaatttttattttgactatttaTGTTTAATTCTAATATCAAATCATCTCTATCTTACCcttcatttaataaaaatagttcAGTGCATACATCTAGTTCGGTCCCCCTAGccaatccattttttttataaatttgaatttagtttttttttaatttttcttttctttttttactagcCGACACAAGTACAATCAATCTATATGGACAAATTCGTTATATCGAATCGTTACgtcaaaataaaagtatttgATTAATCTAAATTcatgtaatttattaattattaaaattctcTTCTGATCAACCGTCAACTTGAATGGGAATTtttctatataataataacataaaagGGGAATGTTAAATTAAAagattagttttattatttttaaatagtttaaacttttgatataattgataatttaaaaatattatagtttaaagttcttttattaaaaattttttaatcataatatctactaaaaaaattatgcaaaaacaaggaattttaaaagaatagattttaagtgaaaaatattaagatctaaaaagtcaaataaaatcaatattttaatatattagaaTAACTTATTTTGATTGTCTTCAAAATGCATGGAGCATGTCCTCCTTGGCTCTTTTAAGAGGACGAGTCCTCCAAAGTCCAAAGGACTTAAATGGATTATGAAAAATggacaaattattaaattatggACTAACCAGTAGATACCACCAGGACTAATATTTGGTTTTCATTACCCCAATACCCCCACCACATCCAAAAATTTCTCTCTTCCAATCCACTCTTGGTGCAAATTAAATTCCTTGTCTAAATTCAATACTGAATATACCCCATCCCCATGGAGTAACATCTTTGATTTCACTATTTGGTTAGGGCATAATTCCCTAGTTTTTAAGGGTCAAAATATCCCTCCTCATATCCTAAGAAAGAACTCTCTGTCCCATGCAATCAAATTCTACTTCTTAAGTAATATTCCAGCACAATCTATACACATCTAAACTCATATAGATATATTGGACACCAGCACAAATCCCTCTCATTACTATTAACATAGGTGGAAGTTTCTAAAGGTAATCCTGGTAATTCAGGAGCCAACGGTATCATTCAGAACTGTAATGGTGAATTGTTATGGGGCTTCTCTTTAAATTCAGGAATCTCCAATAATACAACAGTTGAGCTCTAGGCTATCCGGGAAGGTCTAATACAACAGATTGACTCTTTATTAGCTGCTAAATGGGTAAAAGACCCCAAACCTGGAATATACTCCTGAGTAGCATCTCAAAGGGAGAGAAATCTTATACGACACATACCCCAAAcctttttgttgtaatttttgtgCTGGGATTATATGAATTTTGTTTCATCTCGTAATGTGTGTTCAAATAATGCTCTTAATGTTTGTTGGATTATGCGTAGTCagtttatcttttgttttgtaAACAAGGGTATAGCTactcttgaaaattttggattgaGTCccatttctattcttttttttttttttttaaatttatgaacaaaaaaaatgggTAAAGGAGAGCAACCAAAGTTAGCATCTTTCACCTGGGTGTGACCataattacaatttacccacCGAGCCCAAGTTTACAGAAGCAAAGGATCTGGATGAGCCATAGTTGTGCATCCAACCCCATCAAGGACATTAGTGAGCATGAGCTAAGAACATAGAGTTAACATCCCACTTttatgcacccaaaaaaaaaaaaaaaaaagtcctctTGGTGGACATGATTTCAATATAGAGAGCTTGTACGATGACAATTGGCGCAAAACATAAGTGTCACAAGAAGTGGGCCTAAGTAAGTAATTATCAGACCCCAATGAGTCATAATTGTCTCAACATGTATGTTGTACAAACAGGAATCAACCTTCCTCTGAAATAGTTTTAGATTTTGGACTCTCTCCTCTCAAGAGAGAACTGCAAAGtactacaaacaaaaaaattaaagcaaggCAGTAACGTTTCCACGGTCAAGCAGAGAAATATTTGGTATTATTCGACCTCCAAGACACTATCAGCCTCTTCTTttaagacaagaaaaaaaaaaaaaaaaaaaaaaaagtcataaggGTATTATCTGTGATCGATTAGGAAATCTAAGTTGAAGTTTTACGTGGTAAGTTGATGCATCCACATCAGTTGGTAATTGGGTATGATCAGCCTGTGCAAAAACAGCAAACCCACGTGCAAAAGCAAAAGACCCAGTTCCACCTACCACAGTGAGTTCTTCTCTGTCCTTATGAGCAACATGCTTGGCCTCAACACTAAGGCTACCTGAATACTCTTTAGTGTCAAAGCTCAGATATATGATATTGAAAGCCGAGTGTGCAAACTGTTCCACAGGAACTATGAAGCCCTGGGCTTTTCCCACAACCCTGGAAGTGTTTTCTGGTCCCTCTGTTAGCATATGGTGGAAAATAAAGGCTTCAGCATCATCTGATTTTGTCACGGGTTGAGTGTTGGAGCTAGCAACTTGTGGTTGTTGTATGTACAAAGACAAGGCTAGCCAAGGTGGTTTTGTGTTATTCTTTGATGGCTTTTTGTGGGACATGGGAGAGAGCAAAGCCAAGAGAATGACTGCCAGTATGGCTAAGGAAACTGTTGTGCAAAATATGACTCTAGGAAGCATCTTGCACCAACGAGATTGGAGTTGGGGTTTGAATTTGGTTTCTATAAGATCactttaatacttcaataggtGAGATAAACTTGCTCCTCATTGTTAATGGTTTTGGCCACCTAATCCACTCTTCCAATACCAAAACTGGTAAACCTAAACCAATTATGAATCTGCATGCTTTCCTGAAGAGTTAGTGGAACCTTATGGCTAAAATCCAAAATGTGGATCTCGAATGCACATATTTTGAGATGCATAAATCATATCTTCTCATTTTTTGCCCAttagagaagaacaaaacaaaacctcaCCTTAAAAGAAATCTCTTCCTCATTATACTACCTTTGAATTCAGGGCACAAACATTTATGTTGGGATTCTCCACAGACAGAGCAAGTGTGCATTCTTGAGATTCCCCAGCACCTAAGAACAAATTAAAGATTAgcgtaaaataataatataaaaaaatggtcTTCCCCCTTCATATACACTGCATATGTgatgtataattttttgaaaagacTAACCTCAAGTGATCAATTGAATGGACTGATATGGTTAATCACTTTGCCCCTAGCAAAATCAAACATCATGTAGAAAAGATGATCCAAAGTCATGGAAGAAAGCAGCATTGAGACAATGGATGCATTTATCTATGAAAGTATGCCAATAGGCTATATAtacactttattttttggtgcCAAAATCCTAGCAAGGTAACACCTCGGAATTGCTGAATGAACACAAGGCTATACAAGCCATTTGCATGCCTTATTGATACACAAAGACTTCAAAGCACAAGATATTTGACACAAACATTTTACAGTTCACAACTTATAATGAAATATAAAACGGCAGCATCTCAGTGCAAACTGGCACCTCCAGGTACAGGACCCTTTGGGATGTAAATCTTGCTGTGTCTTCTGCAAACTGGCAAGAGAGATTTTCATTAAATCAAACTTAGCCACTTAAGCTGCTAAgcagcaaaaataaaataaaaaaagattccTGAAGACGTGAGGAATAGATTTTTATCATGTGCTAAGAATGcaaaacaattaattgaaaaactACAATATTTCAATGGAATCCAACAATTATAAAGATAAATTATTTGAACTCTGAAATCCCAGGTCTTCTCTATTGCCAAATATTAGGTGACAAGATCTCAATCAGCAACAATCTAAGTTCACAAATTATGACACAAAGTAAATGTATCTTAGAAgcttgataaaaaattataaataaataaataaattcataaatgcATAAATGCATATAGAACACAAAGTTTGATCAGAAACTATGTTTTGTTTAAGCTACTTCAGGACACAAATTTTCTCAAGCCCATTAATTCAGGACACATATTCTCCATACTTTATCCATTTAATAGATGGCTAATTACCACTGCGCACCATTAGcatgatggtcactccacaagtacgAAGTTCTTGTGAGATGGGAGAGTAAGGTAAgagccggggttcaagtctccgaGAAGCTGCAAGAATCAGAAATAACCAATGAAGTACATTACACCAAGAATCAAAGCATAACTACTATCGCATCATGCTTAGGCAAAGAAAGAAGCCTCAGTTTAAGAATTCTACAAAAACATTACTATCAGTTAATATAATAAAACCTAAAAGGAAtctgaaaatagaaaaaggaacaCCAAATTAATCCTTATCGGACTGATAGTGTAAGTGCACCATTCAATGCAAAGGAGCATAAATTTTCAACCAAAGCAAGTAATTTATCCATGGGAACTGAGATATTATTAGTTCCCTCCACTTCAAACAAATTTACACCATTTGTGGATAATGTTTCTCTTTATAAGTCAATCTCATAGGACACATGGCacttaaataaaaatcaacccAACAACATAATGGCATCACTTTCCATGAGACTCTAAATGGGATATCTCCACAATCTGTATATATATGCCcaccaaatatataaaataaataaataaagacagGACAGGATAAAGCAAGAGCCCGTATTATTTTTCCCTGGCAACCATTGGCTACAAACTTTGTTAATTTACCTGTCCTACAAAAATAAGAGGCATTACCATATTCGGATTGAATgagcaaaaaattaaacaagaCAGGACAGATGAAAAATAATTGCTAGGGAAATTTTAAACCCTCACCAGGTGGGACATTGAATTTATGGCTGCCCAGAAAAGCGAAGCCTAACAAAAACAGGCCCAAgaattataaagaattaaaagagCCAAAAATTGTACAATTCTTATGATTGCAAGAGAGAACGATGAAAGTGGGACAAAAAGAGAGCTTATCACTATATCAAACTCAGCCACTTCTGCTAAGTACCTGTTGATGCCCACATTGGCAAGGAGGCCAATAACAGGAAGAAGCCCAATAATATTGGAGAAAAAAAGTTagtaaattgaaaagaaaaccatTAAGCACgaatggcaggaataatggaccATAAGCCTAAAAAATAGCAAAAGGGTCTCAAAGAAAACAAGTGAGCCCAAAGGAGCTCAGAAAAAGAAATGGTAAACCTATGGACATtataagaaatagaaaacaagaaagaatGGGACAAAGAAGCCCAAAGTAAAGAATTAAGTAAATAAGGGGTTGGAGAAAAAGCCCATAAACcccaaaattaaaggaaaagCCCAGGAAAACCCAAAAGAATTAGCAAAAACCTATGGGAATGAAGAATTGGAATGGGCCTAGGATGCCCAAGGAGATGAAACAGCTGAGGATGCCCAAAAGAAtcaaatgggccaaggaagcccggAAGCaatgaaatgggccaaggaagcccaaaaacAGCATGAGTACTAGCCCAATAATAATGCTAGACTATTGGAATTGAGCAAAAGAAAAGCATACAGCAGGCCCAAAAGAGGCCCAGTAAGCACAAGTTAAATAATAGCATGGCAGGAATAACAGGATAGCATGGCAGAAGTATTAAATGACCCACAAAAAGGGTAAGGAATGGATTAGAGAAGGAAAAGCCCACGAACAAACAAGACCCAGCCCAGGAAAGAAGTAAGATATAAAGAATGAAAGTTCAGAGACTCATTCACGCCATAAGAGGTCAAGAACAAGTAGCAGAATGTGCAGAAGAGCCCTCAGGTCATGACAAACACATGAACAGCAGACAAGCCATAGATACACATGGAAGTGGAACACACACAAGACTCAGGCACCACCAACTTGTATCTAGCCAATACAGGAGTGATGGGCCATGAGTCAAAGGTAAGAGAATGTATGGTCTAGCGATGGGGAGAAAGGGAGAGCTTATTCTGGGGTTCCCGCtcaagctcttttgggggaaatgttcTACTGGGATGACATGCCCCCCAAAAGAGGGAAAGATGAGTTAgaatcactaggtgcatgccatgagggatggTGAGAAATAATACCCACCCTTATCCGTATGGGAATGCCACGgtgaacaaaaaaacaaaataagactcTTTGTTTGGGAATGGGATGTGGCACGGCCAAGACAGATAAGCAATGATGGCTGGGTAGCTGACAGACTAGTGGGTGATCTGAGAAGGACACCCACACTAGGACAAAAACGGTTAAGAGAATAGTAAAAACCCGACATGACAAAAACGATTAAGaagtaaaatagtaaaaaccTGACACAGCAGGTAGTATAAAAAGGGCCTTAGCCGTGCATGGGGGGACAGAACAAGGGAACAAGAGAGTGAAAGATAGagcaaaaaacttaaaaaggaaaaaggaattagaaagaaaagaaaaacagagagtaAGTAAAAGTGTAATAGTGGGCATGCAATAATAGGCTattcccttctctccctctaaaagccTACCATCTAGTAATAATTAAGGAATCTAAGGATAAGCCATTTAGGCACATTCTCTTAAAGTGGGTAATTTCCGTGGCAAAATTTTCCTATGAGATTGCCCACATTGAAGAGTGGTTCCCTTCCTAGACTTAACTCTATAGAGAAATCAAGCATGGTAGACTGACCATTCtcccttttttatttcattgatCAAGCATTAGTGTGATTTTCATTTCCTCATTGTTATCATCCTAATCATGTTGCATTTATGTTGCATTTATATTATTGCATTGCATCTTCCTTTATTAAGATcatcatttaatattttttgtgttcTGACTGACAGTAAgcatattcttttttatttttgtcatattaCACCTGTCTGCCATGACTATTTTGTAACAGTTTCCTCTGCCGTTGGCATGTGACTAACGTTTTAGTGAAGGGGTTTTAGTTTATGCACAAGCTGGCTTGGGGTGGGTGTGTTGCAGTCAAACCAGTCCTAACTCTCATACCCAAAACCATTGGGCCATAGTGTGGTAGGAGGTAGCCCAACCCGCAGTTGcgaaaaaggcccaccacaatacccaaaaagaaaataccGGTTCCTGTAGACTTAATGAGGAATAGATTTTTAACATGCACAAAGAATGTCAAAACAGCAAATAAAAAGAACTACTATATTTCGGCATAAtccaacatatataaagataaatACTTATAACACTAAAAGCCTAGCTCTTCCCTGTTGCCAGATTTTTGGTGACATG
This DNA window, taken from Quercus robur chromosome 2, dhQueRobu3.1, whole genome shotgun sequence, encodes the following:
- the LOC126712166 gene encoding dirigent protein 8 produces the protein MLPRVIFCTTVSLAILAVILLALLSPMSHKKPSKNNTKPPWLALSLYIQQPQVASSNTQPVTKSDDAEAFIFHHMLTEGPENTSRVVGKAQGFIVPVEQFAHSAFNIIYLSFDTKEYSGSLSVEAKHVAHKDREELTVVGGTGSFAFARGFAVFAQADHTQLPTDVDASTYHVKLQLRFPNRSQIIPL